The sequence ttttttttttctttcctgaatTCCACCATGGCCGGTCCCAAGCCCGGATGAGAAAGGAGGAGGGTTGGGCGTTGGGCTAGCAACTCGACCCCATAAAAACTTTTACCGCTACGGAAACGACAAGAGAGAAATATCGAATACGAGATGTTAGCGGTGAAGAGCGCCGTCTGATGACTTGGAACGTCAGAACTTTAGTCCAGAGTGGACGGTTAGCACAAGTGCTGCGCGAGTTTGAGCGATACATGTTGGACATCTTGGGCCTGAGCGAGGTAAGATGGACTGGAAATGGGCGAACGAGTGGCAGCCGCACTGGTCAGTTGGCGACCAGTCTCTGAACAACTGATCGTGGCAAGATTTATCTCCACCCATGAGAAAACCACTGTGACTGAAGTTTGTGCTCCGACCGAGGACGCCGATGACATGGACAAGGACGCCTTCTACGACGAGCTTCAAATGGTTCTGGACGAGGTGCACCGGCATGACATCGTCATACTCATGTGCGACTTCAACGCAGAGATTGGACCTGATCGAAATGGCTTTGAGCAGATGATTGGCCCGCATGGATCGGCCGCGAATACAAATGACAATGGCCTGCGATTGACTAGTTTCTGTGCGGCAAACAATCTCTGCGTCGGGAACTCATACTTTCGTCATAAGCAAATTCACAAGAAGACGTGGAAAAGCCCTGGTGGTCTAACAGCAAATGAGATCAACTACATTTGCATATCGAGGCGATGGAGGTCAGCTACTGCTGACGTAGTCACTCGACGCGGCGCGGATGTTGGGTCTGACCACTATCTTGTTATGGCAAAGCTCCAGTTGCGGCTCAAACGAACAAGACAAGATGCTTGCCGCGTACGCCCTTTCGATGTTGCCAAGCTCAAGGATTGCGATTTCCGCAACCGATATAACGCTGAGATCCGAAATCGCTTTGCCATCTTGAAtcagttactaattactgattacttccccaaaaacgtaatcccgttactttactgattagggagcagcagccgttcttctctcggcgagtagcttaatgttgtctgtgtgtaatttacgttgagtaggctaaccacgttattaaattaatgcatgtaaggtgaactagcaaacacagtcatagttacatgcggctgtcttcttgtttgatggcagatactcctttaaccctggccaaaaaggctaaaattaccaaagaaaaagtggacgAAATTCATAGGGCAGCGACAAAATTTATAGACAAAGATCTCCATCCATTTTCAACGGTGGAGTAACCATAAAACAAAagactgctaaaaataaaaacataagaggtttttggacaacgtttgtgttctccattctttaagcaccagttctagcaccgtttgagcactggcaccgtttcaaaagtaccggtttggcactaGTATTggatagagatggaccgatccaatattacgtatcggtatcggtctgatactgacctaaattactggatcggatatcggagaaaaataaaaaatgtaatccgatccattaaatatcacgaaagcacctcacaaaacttgcaacacgccgtaactcacctcagaatgttagcacgtcggagcagtatgcatcacgtgatagagcagcacgtttaagcttgatcagctgttgttagaatgtatttaatattactttctactcgaggatctttttctacgtagctgacgctggtaactgtgcaggggcggatatagcaaagtttagccaggggggccgatagggcattaacagggaaaagggggcacaaagacatacttttctttcttattctcatttaaaatgtctagcttttaataaataattatctgacacccaaagttttaatttgatgcaaaatgaatagaagtccattactgtatatagtgactattaagtctaatatatataccctagtaagctatagtactttttcctttgggaaggtaccatctgtgcagtctgcaattttgttgaagaaagatgttgaatctatttaatatttcttgaaaaataattgatttctgtgcattttttttcacactgcatcaaattaaggttgattacgtcaattaagcatcatgaggtggagcgtgaggggtggttccctattttttatttatttatttttgttgttgctgggagttggaaccctattagttaggttgcttaatatttatgctaagtactctttaaaataccagaatagggaggatggtgtaggtttaagtttattagattgatcagtattgctgaactatgacatttttttttgcatacaggtataacagaatagctttagtgtagttgttgttttaaacttgagtatgaacttatacaaaatgcagcaagatatttaaaaaacagttttgttgattaaaaaacactatatcggattcatatcggtatcggcagatatccaaatttatgatatcggtatcggtatcggacataaaaaagtggtatcgtgccatctctagtattggataaaacctaaacgatactcATCCCTACTGCTTGCTTGTGGTTCAATACACCTAGACTattttcaagattaggcttaaaactttactttttgataaagcatatagttagaactggatcaggtgaccccaaatcctcccttagttaaaCTGCAATAGGTCTCGGCTGCTTGAGCCTTCCCATGTTTCACGgaatgtttctttttccttcacattttttaCTCGCTGTATGTTTATACACTACTTTGCGCTGAATCgttacttgttattaatctctagcTCTCTTTCACatattgcccccccccccccacacacacacacacacacacacccacccccagagactggttctgctggaggtttcttcctgttaaaaaggagccTCTCCTTCACACTGTTGCCAGAGTGTGCTTGCTTAGAGAGGGGGTCATCTGCTTGTTTGGGTCTTTTCAggggttttttgtattattgtagggtctttaccttacaatataaagtgccttgaagcaactggtaaaaaatgtaatgtaatgtaatgaattgaactgaactgaactgaactgaactgaactgaattgaattgaaatgaattgaatGGGCTGGAGACTGCTTGCTCAGTGTCTCAGacctggaggaaaaaaaagtcaaaatgaactAATACTGAGTATGACATATCTATCACCCACCTGGCTCTCATTCAGAGTTTCTTTCTGACTTCTCTAATGGTAAGCTCTGTATCCAGGCTGACAAATACCAAAAGTTCTGTTGAAACAAATAATCTTTTAACgttttcttgaaaaaaaaaagtatgaattATTTTGCAAATAGAATTTTAAGAAttagagaaaaatatttttttttaacaatctcACAGGTTTATAATTATGTACAGCAAACAGATTTTCTCTCTTGAACTCCCTCCACAGCCGTGGCTCCAGGGTAAGGGTCCAGTAACACTGTGCAACTGAACTGCTTCCTCTCACCTCTGACCAATTTGCCTTAGAAGACCCTACCGGGGGGAGATAAAGCTCCCTGACAACATAGCCATTGGGATCACTGGAAACTATAAACCAGTCCACCACAATAAGGTGCCAATTCACTGAGATGTTTCTGGCGGGGCACAGCCCAAAGAAACGGCATGACCTGATCTCCTGTAGGCCCACCAACACCAAAGTGTCTCttcattaattactttttcatttaCTATGTACTTACacattgcatttaatcattacttaGTATTGGTCCCTGgctgacagtttgttttttgtcctgcCTTCCTCCCATCACAGATGTTTTCCCCTCCCTGAACATAGCTCTGTCAGTTTTCTTTCTAGTAAAAACGAGTTTTCACTCCCTGCTCTTTTAaattgcttgctcatagggtgttattttattgttgaggttttctttttttattgtctttaccttactatataaagtgccttaaggTAACTGctggtgctatatgaataaaattgaattgaattaagttTGGTTTATTAGGTTATTAACATGGAAAACTGAAACAGGCAATTTTCCATTTAATACTCCCGATTCTTATTATCAAACATGTAATAACAAATGTGATTACACATGAACTACGAAATTTGGTAACAAGCTTTATCATTGGTGGGATTGTTGGAAAGCAACAATTCTAGTACAATTATTGCTTTGGttattctgtttcttcttcttcttaataataataataataataataataataacatcatTTGCCAGCTAGCCAGTCTCACACAGTTTGTTTTAGGCAAGCCATTCACACCTCAAAATAATCAGCTTGATCATGCGCTACATGATTCAATTCAGAACAACACAACCACAGCACAAAGTAGGGGACAAGTAGAAGTCACATCCATACACAATGGACCCCAGTCCAACACAATGCAATACAGAGTCTGGGATGTAAGGAGGCTCCTGCACTGTTTGGGTAGCATTTACTCCCTATTGTTGTGATACAAACTCCAGTAATAAAATGAGGTTACTTCTAGATTACTGTcactaatttgaaaaaaatcttcCAAAGGCTACGTTATCACATTATAGCATATAGATTATCATATTGTTACTAAAATTACTCAAATAAAAATACTATATaactataatatataaaatataaaatttttgcctcatagacATTGTTATTTTACTTGCCATTCATGATCactatttattatttcactaattaaatttcagtttctttaaatttaaaaatccaTAGTTGATACTCCGCTTCCTGTTCAGTAACATCTTGATAATTTCCTAGAaataaattgtaattttttattattttctcccTACTTAAAAATTAATACCCCACTATTATAATGTTAGTTCTAATTTGTAATATAAAGTCcagctgaaaatattttacaaGAAGAGAACACAGACATGGAAACACTGTAGAGGTTACACTCAAGACTTGATCAACCACCACTGGATAGGGGCACGCCCtcttgaagaaaacaaaaaagaaaaaaaaacagcctttgTCAAAATACCTATATAAACCAGTAAAACTCTCTTACACTCATATACAAACCACTGACATCAGGCAGGGATGGAGACAGCGGGTCTTACAATTGGTCTGATATtagcagtgtatttttttcagCTGAACTCAGTTATTGTGTTGGCTGTGTGCCTAGATTGTCTGAATTATAGGAATAGGTTTACAGCAGCTCATGCTGGTACACTGGTTTCATCTGTGAACTGTAAGCTCCAGGGTAGCACTCGTCTGCCAGCATTCTCAATGGATGGAGATTTTATTATTGGGGGATCGTTCTCCCTTCATGCCTACATGGATACATTTTATAACAACTACTCTAGCATACCAAAGCCTGTGAAATGCAAAGGGAGGTCAGTAACAGTGAGATATGTGTGATAACAACATATTGGATTGTATAATGGGGGATTAAAGTTGACATGTATTGTGTTTAAAGGTGCTGAATTATCTCTGTGTCGcaccaaaaacaaatgtaaagcaATAATGCTGGATAATTTgcaatttttcatttaattttaagttttattccAGTTTTAAAAGCTTCATAAATTAAAGTGTGTTAAGCAACAGTTTCATAAGTGTCAacccagaaaacaaaagataaattcCAGTAGTTATCTGACAGTGGTTCAATCCTCCAAAATGTCCTTCATATGTAGCCTTGTAGCCTTAATTCTAACACTTGCTTGACTGTCTACAGCATTGACACCCGTGGGCTGCACTTCTCACGTGCAATGATCTTTGCCATagaagagattaataacaacacAGACCTGCTACCTGGAATCAAGCTTGGATACCAGATCTATGATTCATGTGCATTAGTGCCTGTTGCAGTGCATGTGGCATTTCAGTTTCTAAATAGCTTCGACCCTGTGTTTTCCACTGGTAACAATTGTTCTCAGTCTGGTATGGTGATGGCTGTTGTCGGGGACTCTGGGTCTACACCATCCATCAGCATTTCACGTCTCATAAGTCCCTTTAACATTCCTCaagtatgtattttttttaattttggcaCAAAATTTACATCTCCATAAAATTTGAATGCACAGTTATTTAATGAGTagcactgtttttttgttttgttttaggttaGCCACTTTGCCACATGTGCTTGCTTGTCTGACAAGCAGCAGTACCCAAATTTCTTCAGAACAATTCCCAGTGACCAGTTTCAAGCTGAATCACTAGCCAAGCTGGTAAAACACTTTGGCTGGAC comes from Astatotilapia calliptera chromosome 14, fAstCal1.2, whole genome shotgun sequence and encodes:
- the LOC113036617 gene encoding LOW QUALITY PROTEIN: craniofacial development protein 2-like (The sequence of the model RefSeq protein was modified relative to this genomic sequence to represent the inferred CDS: inserted 2 bases in 1 codon) is translated as MTWNVRTLVQSGRLAQVLREFERYMLDILGLSEVRWTGNGRTSGSRTXVSWRPVSEQLIVARFISTHEKTTVTEVCAPTEDADDMDKDAFYDELQMVLDEVHRHDIVILMCDFNAEIGPDRNGFEQMIGPHGSAANTNDNGLRLTSFCAANNLCVGNSYFRHKQIHKKTWKSPGGLTANEINYICISRRWRSATADVVTRRGADVGSDHYLVMAKLQLRLKRTRQDACRVRPFDVAKLKDCDFRNRYNAEIRNRFAILNQRPYRGEIKLPDNIAIGITGNYKPVHHNKVPIH